The following is a genomic window from Actinomadura sp. WMMB 499.
GACGAACGAGCACGACGACGCGACGCGGGGGCGGATGCGCCGCCTCAACGTCGGCACGATGATCACGGTCATCGCTCCCGTGGGGGTGCTCCTGGTGGCGATCGACTCCCGCGCGTGGTGGGAGGCGGTCGTCCTGAGCCTGGGCGTCCTCGCGGCGCTCGTCGCGGTCGCGCGGTGGACGGTCGTCGGCATCTCCCGGGTCGTGCTCCCCTGCCTGGCCGTCGCCGCGGCCGTCTGGATCGTCGGGGTGCTGGTGATCGACGCGCACACGGCGGCCTACGGGGTGACGATCGTGGGCGCCGTCTACGCGCCGAAACTGCCGCGCGGCCGCCTGCTCGCGGCCGCCGGGCTCGCCGCGTTCGTCGCGGCCGTGGGCGCGGCCCGGCCGCTGGTGTCGTCCGGCGACGCTGCGGACGTCCTGACCAGCTACGCGCTGATCCCGGGGGCCGTCGCCGTCGTGACGACCGCCGGCATGTTCGCCGGCCAGTGGTACTACGACGTCCTGGAGGAGCTGGCGGAGTCGCGGGAGCGCGAGGCGGAACTGGCCGTCGCCCGCGAGCGCGTCCGGTTCGCGGGCGACCTGCACGACATCCAGGGCCACACCCTCCACGTGGTCAAGCTGAAGGCCACGCTGGCGCGCAAGCTGGTGCGGGCCGACCCCGAACGGGCCGAGGAGGAGCTCCGCGAGATCCACGCCCTCGTCGGCGACACCATCGAGCAGACCAAGGAACTCGTGTACGCGCAGCGGCGGCTCAACCTGTCCGTGGAACTGGAGAACGCGAAGAACCTCTTCGAGTCCGCGGGCATCCGGGTGCGCGTCGACCGCGAGGCGGAGGTGGACGCGCGCGCGGGCGAGCTGCTCGGCCAGGTGCTGCGGGAGACGACGACGAACATCCTGCGGCACGCGGAGGCCGGGGAGGTCCGGATCGTCCTCTCCGCGGCGGGCATCTCCATCGCCAACGACGGCGCGGGGGACGTCCCGCCGACCGAGCTCAGGGGGCTGTCCGCCCTGCGGGAACGGGTGGCCGGCCAGGGCGGCGAGCTTACGGTGGAGCAGAGGGACGGGCGTTTCGTGACGGCCGCGGTACTGCCGCGCGACGGCGCGGGCACCGCCCGGTAGAGCTTGAAGGGACGATCGATGACCACTGTGGTACTCGCCGACGACGAGGTCCTGCTGCGCAAGGCCATGGCCTCGCTGCTCCCGCTGGAGGGCGAGATCACCGTGCTCGCCGAGGCGGAGGACGGCGACGCGGCCGTCGCGGCGACCCTGCGGCACCGGCCCGACGTGCTCGTCATCGACCTGGAGATGCCCGGCACGGACGGGCTCGGCGCCGTGGCGGCGATCCGCCGCGAGCATCCGGACCAGGTGATCCTCATGCTGACCCGGCACGCCCGGCCCGGCGTCCTGCGCAAGGCGCTGAAGCTCGGCGTCCAGGGCTTCGTCAGCAAGTCGGCGGAGCCGGAGCACATCGCGACGGTCGTCAAGACCCTGCACGAGGGCCGCCGGTGGATCGACCCGGACGTGTCCGCGCTCGCCGTCATGGACGACTGCCCGCTCACCGACCGCGAGATCGACGTGCTGCGCGCGACGTCCGACGGCTACTCGGCCGCCGACATCGCGGGGCGGCTCCACCTCGCCGAGGGCACGGTGCGCAACTACCTGTCCAACGCGATGCAGAAGACCCAGACCCGGACCCGGCACGAGGCCGCCCGCTACGCCCGCGAACACGACTGGCTCTGACACCGGCGGGACGGACGCCGCGATCGTCGTCCGGTCCTCGGGCCGCGGCGGCTCCGGCCGACACCTCGTCCGCCCCGGTCAAGCCGCGGCGCAGCGGCACGATCATGTCGCGGGGGCTGGCGTGCACATCTTTGGAACGGTCGATTTGTGTGCCGCGACAGTCTTGGGCGGGCCTGCTGTTTCCTTATAAGGATTGTTCTACTCTCAGCATTTGAGAGTCAGATTCTTGCTGAGCGAGAGTCGCAGTTCGCGCTTTCCGTCGCCACGATGACGTGCGCGTCCGGCGCCCGGCGGCCCGCTCGGCCGCGGCGTACGCCCCCGCCCTCCGCCCCCGATCCGGCACCGCGACGGACGACTTGGAGCACCCCATGAACGACCCCACCCCCGCGAACCCCGCCACCCCCTCGATCGACCGCAGACGGCTGCTCGGCGCGGCCGCGCTGGGCGGGCTCGGGCTCGCCGCCGGGCTGCCCGCCGGACGGGCGCGGGCCGCCGCGCCGCCGTCCCGGGTGCCCGTCACCGAACGGCGGGAGCGCGCCGTCGTCGTCGGATCCGGCTTCGGCGGCGGCGTCACCGCCCTGCGGCTCGGCCTCGCCGGGGTGCGGACGCTCGTCCTGGAGCGCGGCCGCCGGTGGGAGACCGGGCCGAACTCCGACACGTTCTGCCGGATGGCGAACATCGACGGACGGTCGTCCTGGCTGACCACCGAGAGCGGTATCCCCGGCGTGCCCGGCACCTGGGAGCCGTACACGGGCGTGATCGAGACCGTGCCGGGCGACGGCATGACCGTCCAGTGCGGGTCCGCGGTCGGCGGCGGGTCGCTGACCTACCACGGCATGACGCTGCAGCCGTCCGAGGAGGCGTTCACGGCGTCCATGCCGCTGATGGCCGACGCCTACACGGCGCTGAAGTGGTCGTCGTACCCGCGCGTCGCCCGGATGCTGCGGATCACCACCGTCCCCGACGACGTCCTCGCCGCCGACCCCTACCGGTCGTCCCGGCTGTTCCTCGACACCGCGCCCGGCGCGGGCCTGGAGACGTTCCGGGTGCCGCTGCCCGTCGACTGGCGGTACGCGCGCGGCGAACTGGAGGGACGGTACGAGCCGACGTACACGACGAGCGACCTGACGTTCGGGGTGAACAACGGCGGCAAGCACTCCATCGACGTGACGTACCTGGCGGCGGCGGAGGCGACGCGGCGGGTCGAGGTCGCACCGCTGCACGTGGTCCGCGACCTGACGATGGACGGCCAGAAGCGCTGGGTGCTGGAGGTCGACCGGATCGACACCGGCGGCGCCGTCCAGGAGCAGCTGCGGATCACCGCCGACGCGGTGTTCCTCAACGCCGGTTCGCCCGGCACGACGCGGCTCATGGTCAAGGCGAAGGCGAAGGGGCTGGTGCCCGACCTGCCCGACGCGGTCGGCACCCGGTGGGGCAACAACGGCGATCGGATCTACGCGTGGGTCCAGATGGACGGCGACCCCGGACGGCCGCAGGGCGGGCCCGCGTGCGTCGGCGGCCGTGCCGCCGGCAGCCCGATCCCGTACACGATCATCCACGCCGGCTCCCCCATGCTCCCGCCGGACGGCTCCAAGATGATGACCGTGGTCGGGTTCGGCGTCGTGAAGCCGACCGGGACGTGGGCGTACGACGCGGCGGCCGACGACGCGAAGCTGACCTGGGACCCCTCCGGCGACGCCGACCTGCAGGCGCTGATCCGGGAGCGGATGAACGAGATCGCCCGGGCCGGCGGCGGCATGATGATCGACACCGACGCGGAGCACCCGTCGACGTGGCACGCGCTCGGCGGCGTGCCCATGGGCGACGCCGTCGACCGCCTCGGCCGCGTCCTCGGCCACCGCGGCCTCTACGTCCTGGACGGCGCCCGCATCCCCGGCTCCACCGGCGACTGCAACCCGTCCATGACCATCGCGGCCCTCGCCGAGCACAGCATGGACGGGATTCTCCGCCAGGACCTCGGCCGCGCCTTCTGACGCCGGCCCCGGCGGGGCGCGGCCCGCCCCGCCGGGGCCTCAGGTCACCAGGCCGCTGCGGTACGCGTAGACCACCGCCTGCACGCGGTCGCGCAGGTCGAGCTTGGTGAGGATGCGCGACACGTACGTCTTGACGGTCTCCTGGCTGATCACCAGCGTCGCGGCGATCTCGCTGTTGGACAGCCCGTTGGCGATGAGGCGCAGCACCTCCAGCTCGCGCGGGGTGAGCGCGGTGTCCTCCGGCGCCGCCTGCGTGGGCCGGATCCGCTCCGCGTACCGGCCCACGAGCTGCCGCGTCACCTCCGGCGCCAGCAGCGCGGCGCCCATCGCGACGGTGCGGATGCCGTGCAGGAGCTGCGCGGGCGGGGCGTCCTTGAGCAGGAACCCGCTGGCACCCGCGCGCAGCGCCTCGTACACGTACTCGTCCAGGTTGAACGTCGTCACCACGAGCACCTTGACGGGCCGCGCCACCCCGGCGCCGGCGAGCAGGCGGGTCGCCTCGATGCCGTCGAGCACCGGCATCCGGACGTCCATCACCACCATGTCCGGGTCCAGCTCGCGCGCGAGGTCGACGGCGGCGCGCCCGTCCCCGCACTCGCCCACGACCTCGAGGTCGGGCTGCGCGTCGATGATCGTGGAGAAGCCCGTGCGGATCAGCGCCTGGTCGTCGGCGATCAGGACCCGGACCGGCGCGGTCACGACGGGTTCCCCGCGGGGATGCGGGCCCGCACGTCGAACCCGCCGTCCGTCCGCGGGTCCGCGCTGAACTCGCCGCCGAGGGCGTCGACCCGTTCGCGCAGCCCGGCGAGGCCCCGTCCGCCGCCGCCGGGCGACCGGGACCGCGTGCCGGACCCGTCGTTGCCGACCTCCACGCTGATCTCCCTTTCTCCGTACCGCACCCGGACGAGGGTGCGGCTGCCGTGGGCGTACTTGAGGGCGTTCGTCAGCGCCTCCTGCACGACCCGGTGGGCCGTGAGCTCGGCGCTGCCGGACGACTCCGCCGGTTCGCCCTCCTCGGTGAACTCGACCGGCTGCCCCGCACGCCGCGTCTGCTCCACGAGGGACCGCAGGTCGCCGGAGGACGGCGTCCGCGGTTCGGTGCCGTGGTCGGGGTTGAGCACGTCGAGCAGGTGCCGCAGGTCGGTGATCGCCCGCCGGCCGGTGTCGGTGACCGAGCCGAGGGTCGCGTCGAGCCGGTCGGGCGCGGCGGTGAGGTACCGCGCCGCCTCCGCCTGCACGACCATCGCCGTCACGTGGTGCGTCACGACGTCGTGCAGCTCGCGGGCGATGCGGGCGCGCTCGGCGGCGCGGGTGTCCGCGGCGACGCGGCGGCGGCGCTCGGCCTCGACGGCCCGGGTGGAGCGCAGCCACGCCCCGAAGCACCACGGGACGGCCGCCACCACCCAGAAGAGCACGAACCCCGCCGGCCCCTCGGGCGAGCCGAGCCGGTCCAGCGCGACCGCCAGCGGCACGTACGCGGCGGTGAGCAGCAGGACGGCGGTGCGCCTGCCGCGCTCCAGGTGGGCGCCGGTGCTCAGCAGCGCGATGGCCAGCGCGTTGCCGCCGAAGGAGTGGTAGACGCGGAGCTGGTCGATCGCGAAGCCGACCGTCACCAGCGCCATGCAGACGGCCGGCACCTTGCGGCGCACGGCGAGCGGGAGGCACTGCAGCGCGATCGCCGCGTAGGCGAGCGCGTCGTAGGGGCGGGGCGGCAGGTCGCCGACCTGCGTCCCGCTGCCGTGGAACGCGGGGACGAGCGCCAGGCCGGTCAGCAGCAGCGCGAGGGGGGAATCCCGGACCGTGACGTCGAACCGCCGCCACGCCTCCGGGACGCGCCGGAGATCGATCACCGGGCGAGCCTAGCGGGCGCGGCGGCGCGGACGAGCCCTCCGTCACGGCAATGGAGCTTCGACGGTCGCATGGCGACATCCTTCGGGGAGGTTCCGCGGCCGGGGTGCCGCGGGCTGCGTCGAAGCTACGGACCCGGCGGTGCCCGGGGCGTCCCCGCGCGGCGGACACTCGCCGGTAGCTCGGACGGGGGACGTCCCGGTCGCGGCGGATCAGTCCGGCTTGCGCGCGACCCCGACGGCGCCCAGGCCGACGATCTCGTAGCCCGGTCCCTCCTCGGCGGGGTCCAGGTCGGGACGCCAGTCGAAGGGGTCGACCAGCCCCGGCTCCAGGAGCTCGAAGTCGCCGAACAGGGCGGTGATCTCGTCCCGGTCGCGCAGGGTGCCCATGCCCATCGTCCCCTGGTAGGCGTCGGCGACGTCCTGCAGCGCCGGGAGCACGTGGCTGATCGTCAGGAAGCTGCCGGGGGCGAGCCGGTCGCGCAGGCGGTCCAGCAGCTCGGCGGGCTTGGGGTCGGGCAGGAAGTGGAACAGCGCCAGCGCGCTGACCGCGACCGGACGGGCGAAGTCGAGCGTCTTGGCCGCCTGCTCCATGATGCGGTCGATGTCGACGACGTCGGAGTCGATGTAGGCGGTGGCGCCCTCCGGACGGCTCGTCAGCAGCGCCCGCGCGTGGGTGAGCACGATCGGGTCGTTGTCGACGTACACCACGCGGGACTCGGCCGCGGCGCCCTGGGCGACCTCGTGCAGGTTGGGCGAGGTCGGCAGCCCGGTGCCGAGGTCCATGAACTGCCGGACGCCGTGGTCGCGCGCGAGCACCGCGACGGAGCGGGCGAGGAACCTGCGGTTGGCGCGTGCCAGCGGCCGGAGCTGCGGGCAGATGCTCAGCACCCGCTGACCGAACTCGCGGTCGGCGCCGTAGTGGTCCTTGCCGCCGAGGTAGAAGTCGTAGACCCGTGCCGGGTGGGGCTCGTCGGTGCGCAGGTCGACGGAAGGTGCCTTTTCGTCGGTCATGAAGGTTGCTTCCTGGGAGGGAGGGTGCCGCTACCGACCAAGCTTAACGATCATGCCGGCCGTTGGCCCCCTCGCGCCCGGCCGTTCTGCGGCCGATCGAGAACCCGCCGGCGCGGTCGCCCCGCCCCGGCGGCGCCGGGGCGGGAGGACCGTCCGGGGGCGGCTACCCGGCCACCAGCGCCGGGGCGAGGCGGCGCCACTCCGCGCGGGGGAAGGCGCTCTGGTCGGACGTGAGCACCTGCACGCACACGTGGTCGGCGCCCGCGTCGCGGTGCTCGTCCACGCGCCGCTTGACCGCCTCCTCGTCGCCCCAGGCGATCAGGGCGTCGAACAGGCGGTCGCTCACCTGCTCCACGTCCTCGGTCGTGAAGCCGGAGCGCACCAGGTTGTTGGCGTAGTTCGGCAGCGAGAGGTAGTTGCGCAGCCAGTCGGTGCCGATCGCGCGCGCCTCGTCGCGCGTCCCGCACAGGATCGCCGTCTGCTCCGGCAGGACGAGCGGGCCCTCGCCCAGCGCCTCGCGGGTGCGGCGGGTGTGCTCGGGCGGCACGAGGTACGGGTGGACGCCGCGCGTCCGCTCCTTCGCCGTCGCCTGCATCTTGGGGCCGAGCGCGGCGAGCACCCGGTCGCCGGGCGGCACCGGCCGCTCCGCCGCGTCGAGGCCGTCCAGGAACGCCGTCATCGCGGCGAGCGGGCGCCGGTACCGGCCGGCCTCCTTGGCGTCGATCAGCGGGGCGTGGCTCACCCCGATCCCCATCAGGAACCGGTCGCCGTGCTCGGCGGTGAGGGACGCGTGCGCGGCGGCGGCGTCCGCCGGTTCGTGCATCCACAGGTTCAGGATCCCGGTCGCGACGACCGTCCGCCGGGTCGCCGCGAGCAGCGCGCCGACCGCGTCGAAGAGCGGCCCGCCGACGTCCGGGATCCACTGCGCGGTGTAGCCCAGTTCCTCGAGTTCGGCGGCCGCCTCCGCCGCCTCGGCGGCGTCGCCGTACCGCAGTTGCTGGCTCCACACCCCGACACCGGAAAGTTCCACGGCGCTCATCCCCTTCGATAGTGGCTCGAAGATCACGCTACTTGGCGAGGGCCGGGCCGGAGCGGACGGGCGCGCAGGACGCGCGTCAGCGGACGACGCGGTACCAGTGCGGGTACTCGTCGTCGATCGGCTGCAGCCGGACGCGCGTGCCGCCCGGGTGCTCGAACAGGCGCGTCCCGTCCCCGAGGAGCACCGGGACGGGGAAGACGAGCACCTCGTCGAGGATCCCCTCCTCGAGGCACTGCGCGGCGACGTTCGCGCCCAGCAGGTTGACGTACCGGTCCCCGGCGGCGGCCTTGGCCTCGGCGACCGCGGTCCTCAGGTCGCCGAGGAAGGTGACGCCCGGGACGGGCTCGGCCGGGGGCCGGTGGGTCAGGACGAACTGCGGCCCGTGGTACTCGCCGCCGAAGGCCCCCTCCTTGTCGGTGCCCTCGTTCGGGTCACCGCCGCCGAACGTCCCGCGTCCCGCGAGGATGGCGCCGACCTGCCCGAGCAGCCGCTCGGCGGTCGGGTTCGGGGCGCCGAGGTGCTCGGTCAGCCAGGACATGTCCCCGCCCGGTCCCGCGATGAAGCCGTCGAGCGACATCGACGCGGAGTACAGCAACTTCGCCACGATCGTTCCTTTCTGAGCGCTCACAGGGCAGACCGGGCGCGTGAACGAGAATCATCGACGGAGCAAACATAAAGACACGAGCGTTCTTTTGAACTACGTTGCAGCCGTGACCGAATCCGATGACCTCGACCTCGACGACTTCGAAGATCCGCCCAAGTGGGAGGCGGACTCTCCCGAGAGCGTCCTGCGCACCGTCGAGATGCTGGCCACCATGAACCGCGGCGCGTGGCGTCCCGCCGATCTCGGGAACCTCGAGCGGCGGGACGCCGAGGAGGCCGCCCGCGCACCGGCGGTGGACGATGATCGGATCGTCTACACCTTCTACACCGGAGACCCCCATACCGACTTCCTGTACGGGCAGGCCCATGCCCCCGCGACGCCCCGGACGAGATCGATCTTCTCAGCTTCCTGATGGGCGAGGCGTTCGTGCCGGAGAGGTACCTCGACTGGGGGACGTACAACGACTCGTTCCGCATGATCCTCCAGGTGGTGGAGTCGCTGCTGGGCCCACCCGACTGGCAGGGAGGCGCGACCCCGGTGCAGTGGGCGCTGTGGCCGCTGGGCGAGGACCGGCTGGTCGTGAACCTGGACTGGGAGCTTCCCCGCATCGAGATGCACCTGCGCCGCGGCCGCTACGACGCGCTCGCACCGTCCACCGGCTGGCGGGCGGCCACCCTCGGCCGGCTGCCGTACCCGCCGCCCGCGCACACACCGGGTCCGGACAGCTGGGAGCAGGTGGAGAAGCGGCTCGCCGAACTGGTGGAGCTGCTGGCCCTGCATACACGCAAGCACCCCGGCCTGGCCATCGTGCATCTGGCCTCACGCCGCCACCCGCATCGCCTCGTCTCGTTCTGGAGCGAGGGCTTCGGCGTGCGCGTCGAGGCGATGGGGTTCCGGCACGAGCCGGCGCTGGCCGACGCCGGACGCCGGACGCCTGATCGACCAGGGCTGGGAACGGAAAGAGGGGAGCCTCGGACGTCTGACCGACCAGGGTTGGCGACGGGAGCCGGAGAGCGAGGTCTGGGACCGCCGGTGGCCCGAGGCGTCGTGGCTCGGCGAGGAGCGGGACGCTGCCGCGCGCATGCTGGTCGGAGCGTTGCGCATGCTCGACGTCGACCTGGCGGACCTCACCTACTACGGCACCATCGGCCACCGTGGCCACCTGGAGTTCCCCGGCCTCGGCGTCCATCGGACCGTGAACCCGCCGCCCGTGGAACTCCGGCTGACGCGCACGCCGCCGACGGGGTAGGCGACGGTGGTGCCCGAGCCCGCGGCCGGGGCACCGCCGCGGCGGGCGACCGTTACCGGAGGGCGGCGACGAGGGCGTCCTGGTGCGAGCACCAGACCTGGCGGGCCTCGGCGAAGCCCTGCTCGCGCAGCGCGTCGAGGTGCCAGCGGGTCGTGGTGGGCCGGTCGCCCTGGGGACGGGCCGGGCCGCGCGGGTCGCCGAGGAGCTCGAAGCGGCGGCGGGCCGGTTCGGCGAGCGCCGGGTCGTCGGCGACGGCGCTCCACCAGTCGCGCCAGTCCTGCGCCCCGCCGGCCCGCGCGGCCTCCTGCCGGGCCGCGTGCAGCTTCAGGGCCGCGGCGTTGAGGCGGGGCGCCGAGTCGTCGTTCATGTGGTCGGCGTTGAGGAAGACGCCGCCGTCCCGCAGAACGCCGCGGAGCTGCCCGTACAGGACGCGCAGCGGTTCGGCGTCGAGCCAGTGCAGGGCGGTGGCCGTCACGACGGCGTCGTACGTCCGGTGGGGCAGGGCGTCGGTCCAGGCGGGGTCGGTGAGGTCGGCGGTCACCAGCTCGACCCGGTCGTCGCCGGCGAAGTGGCCGCGGGCGATCGTGAGCAGGGCGGGGTCGATGTCGACGCCGGTGGAGCGGGCACCGGGGAAGCGCTTGAGCAGCCGGTCGGTGATGCTGCCGGTCCCGCACGCGAGGTCCAGGACGGCCGGTTCGGGGCCCGCGACCGCCTCGACCATGTCGAGCATGACCCGGAAGCGCTCCTCCCGGTCGGGCATGTACCACTCCTGCTGCCGGTCCCAGCTGTCCTGCCAGGCCTGCCAGGTCGTCGTCTCGGTCATGGGGGATTTCCCTTCGTCGATGGTCGGGCCGCCCGGATCAGCAGGCGGGTGGTCTCGGACTCGGGGGCGTCGAGGACGCGGGCGAGGTCGCCGTGCTCGACCGCGCGGCCGCCGTCGAGGACCAGGAGGCGGTCCGCGACGGCGCCGAGCAGGGCCAGGTCGTGCCCGATCCACAGGACGGACGCGCCGTCCGCGCGCATCCGGGCGACCTCGGCCAGCACGCGGCCGGTGGCCGCGTCGTCGAGCGCGGTGGTGATCTCGTCGCAGATCAGGACGTCCGGACGGGCGAGGGCGGCGCGGGCGAACGCGGCGCGCTGGAGCTCGCCGCCGGACAGGGCGGCGGGCGGGCGCCGCGCGGTGTCCGGGGCGACGCCGAGGCGCTCCAGGAGGCCGGCGGCCTCCGCGGCGGCCTCGGCCGCCGGGAGGTCCCGCAGCCGGACGGCGGTCCGGGCGACCTGGTCGAGGACGGGGCGCCGGTCGTCGAACGAGCCCCGCGTCTCCTGCCACACGTACTGCACGCGGCGCTTGCCCGGACGGTCGCGGCGGCGCAGCGGGGGCAGGCGCGTACCGTCCAGGAGGATCTCGCCCCGGTGCCGCTCGTGGAGTCCGGCGACGCAGCGGGCGAGGGTCGTCTTGCCCCCGCCGGACGGTCCGGCGACGCCGAGGCACTCGCCGGGCGCGAGCGTCAGCGAGACGTCGCGCAGCACCTCGCCGCGCCGCCCCGCGCGCAGCCAGGCGGTGAGGTTGCGGACGTCGAACCGCGCGGGCTGGTCCGGCCGGGGGGCGGGCGCGGGCGCGAGGGCCGGGGCGGGCGGCAGGACGTCGGCGGGCGCGCCCCGGCGGGCGACGCGGCCGCCGTCGAGGACGGCCACGTGGTCGGCGAGGCCGCGGACGAGGTCGTGGTCGTGGCTCAGCAGCAGCAGCGCCATCCCGGCGTCGGCGAGCGCGGCGAGTTCCCGGACGAGCCCGAGGCGGGTCACGGTGTCGAGGCCGGTGCTCGGCTCGTCCAGGATCAGCGCGCGGGGGCCGCAGGCGAGGACCTGCGCGAGCGCGATCCGCTGCCGCTGCCCGCCGGAGAACTGGTGCGGGAAGCGGCGCAGCGCGCCGTCCGGGAGCTGGGCCCGGCGGGCCGCGTCGGCGACCGTCGCCGACCGGTGCAGCCGGGCCAGCTCCTTCAGGACGGCGCCGGTGCGGCGGGCGGGGTTGAGCGCGGCGCCCGGATGCTGCGGCAGGTAGGCGATCGTCCCGCCGCGCAGCCCGGCCGCCCCC
Proteins encoded in this region:
- a CDS encoding sensor histidine kinase, whose protein sequence is MTNEHDDATRGRMRRLNVGTMITVIAPVGVLLVAIDSRAWWEAVVLSLGVLAALVAVARWTVVGISRVVLPCLAVAAAVWIVGVLVIDAHTAAYGVTIVGAVYAPKLPRGRLLAAAGLAAFVAAVGAARPLVSSGDAADVLTSYALIPGAVAVVTTAGMFAGQWYYDVLEELAESREREAELAVARERVRFAGDLHDIQGHTLHVVKLKATLARKLVRADPERAEEELREIHALVGDTIEQTKELVYAQRRLNLSVELENAKNLFESAGIRVRVDREAEVDARAGELLGQVLRETTTNILRHAEAGEVRIVLSAAGISIANDGAGDVPPTELRGLSALRERVAGQGGELTVEQRDGRFVTAAVLPRDGAGTAR
- a CDS encoding GMC oxidoreductase, encoding MNDPTPANPATPSIDRRRLLGAAALGGLGLAAGLPAGRARAAAPPSRVPVTERRERAVVVGSGFGGGVTALRLGLAGVRTLVLERGRRWETGPNSDTFCRMANIDGRSSWLTTESGIPGVPGTWEPYTGVIETVPGDGMTVQCGSAVGGGSLTYHGMTLQPSEEAFTASMPLMADAYTALKWSSYPRVARMLRITTVPDDVLAADPYRSSRLFLDTAPGAGLETFRVPLPVDWRYARGELEGRYEPTYTTSDLTFGVNNGGKHSIDVTYLAAAEATRRVEVAPLHVVRDLTMDGQKRWVLEVDRIDTGGAVQEQLRITADAVFLNAGSPGTTRLMVKAKAKGLVPDLPDAVGTRWGNNGDRIYAWVQMDGDPGRPQGGPACVGGRAAGSPIPYTIIHAGSPMLPPDGSKMMTVVGFGVVKPTGTWAYDAAADDAKLTWDPSGDADLQALIRERMNEIARAGGGMMIDTDAEHPSTWHALGGVPMGDAVDRLGRVLGHRGLYVLDGARIPGSTGDCNPSMTIAALAEHSMDGILRQDLGRAF
- a CDS encoding response regulator transcription factor codes for the protein MTAPVRVLIADDQALIRTGFSTIIDAQPDLEVVGECGDGRAAVDLARELDPDMVVMDVRMPVLDGIEATRLLAGAGVARPVKVLVVTTFNLDEYVYEALRAGASGFLLKDAPPAQLLHGIRTVAMGAALLAPEVTRQLVGRYAERIRPTQAAPEDTALTPRELEVLRLIANGLSNSEIAATLVISQETVKTYVSRILTKLDLRDRVQAVVYAYRSGLVT
- a CDS encoding SAM-dependent methyltransferase; protein product: MTDEKAPSVDLRTDEPHPARVYDFYLGGKDHYGADREFGQRVLSICPQLRPLARANRRFLARSVAVLARDHGVRQFMDLGTGLPTSPNLHEVAQGAAAESRVVYVDNDPIVLTHARALLTSRPEGATAYIDSDVVDIDRIMEQAAKTLDFARPVAVSALALFHFLPDPKPAELLDRLRDRLAPGSFLTISHVLPALQDVADAYQGTMGMGTLRDRDEITALFGDFELLEPGLVDPFDWRPDLDPAEEGPGYEIVGLGAVGVARKPD
- a CDS encoding LLM class F420-dependent oxidoreductase, with protein sequence MSAVELSGVGVWSQQLRYGDAAEAAEAAAELEELGYTAQWIPDVGGPLFDAVGALLAATRRTVVATGILNLWMHEPADAAAAHASLTAEHGDRFLMGIGVSHAPLIDAKEAGRYRRPLAAMTAFLDGLDAAERPVPPGDRVLAALGPKMQATAKERTRGVHPYLVPPEHTRRTREALGEGPLVLPEQTAILCGTRDEARAIGTDWLRNYLSLPNYANNLVRSGFTTEDVEQVSDRLFDALIAWGDEEAVKRRVDEHRDAGADHVCVQVLTSDQSAFPRAEWRRLAPALVAG
- a CDS encoding trans-aconitate 2-methyltransferase, which codes for MTETTTWQAWQDSWDRQQEWYMPDREERFRVMLDMVEAVAGPEPAVLDLACGTGSITDRLLKRFPGARSTGVDIDPALLTIARGHFAGDDRVELVTADLTDPAWTDALPHRTYDAVVTATALHWLDAEPLRVLYGQLRGVLRDGGVFLNADHMNDDSAPRLNAAALKLHAARQEAARAGGAQDWRDWWSAVADDPALAEPARRRFELLGDPRGPARPQGDRPTTTRWHLDALREQGFAEARQVWCSHQDALVAALR
- a CDS encoding dihydrofolate reductase family protein, which codes for MAKLLYSASMSLDGFIAGPGGDMSWLTEHLGAPNPTAERLLGQVGAILAGRGTFGGGDPNEGTDKEGAFGGEYHGPQFVLTHRPPAEPVPGVTFLGDLRTAVAEAKAAAGDRYVNLLGANVAAQCLEEGILDEVLVFPVPVLLGDGTRLFEHPGGTRVRLQPIDDEYPHWYRVVR
- a CDS encoding sensor histidine kinase; this translates as MIDLRRVPEAWRRFDVTVRDSPLALLLTGLALVPAFHGSGTQVGDLPPRPYDALAYAAIALQCLPLAVRRKVPAVCMALVTVGFAIDQLRVYHSFGGNALAIALLSTGAHLERGRRTAVLLLTAAYVPLAVALDRLGSPEGPAGFVLFWVVAAVPWCFGAWLRSTRAVEAERRRRVAADTRAAERARIARELHDVVTHHVTAMVVQAEAARYLTAAPDRLDATLGSVTDTGRRAITDLRHLLDVLNPDHGTEPRTPSSGDLRSLVEQTRRAGQPVEFTEEGEPAESSGSAELTAHRVVQEALTNALKYAHGSRTLVRVRYGEREISVEVGNDGSGTRSRSPGGGGRGLAGLRERVDALGGEFSADPRTDGGFDVRARIPAGNPS
- a CDS encoding ABC transporter ATP-binding protein, with the translated sequence MTDGTGTWTIEVRGLTARTGASELLRGVDLDVPAGAVTALVGPSGSGKTTTALALLGEAAPGVELRGDVRVAGVPVVDGRGPTRGAAGLRGGTIAYLPQHPGAALNPARRTGAVLKELARLHRSATVADAARRAQLPDGALRRFPHQFSGGQRQRIALAQVLACGPRALILDEPSTGLDTVTRLGLVRELAALADAGMALLLLSHDHDLVRGLADHVAVLDGGRVARRGAPADVLPPAPALAPAPAPRPDQPARFDVRNLTAWLRAGRRGEVLRDVSLTLAPGECLGVAGPSGGGKTTLARCVAGLHERHRGEILLDGTRLPPLRRRDRPGKRRVQYVWQETRGSFDDRRPVLDQVARTAVRLRDLPAAEAAAEAAGLLERLGVAPDTARRPPAALSGGELQRAAFARAALARPDVLICDEITTALDDAATGRVLAEVARMRADGASVLWIGHDLALLGAVADRLLVLDGGRAVEHGDLARVLDAPESETTRLLIRAARPSTKGNPP
- a CDS encoding DNA-binding response regulator, coding for MTTVVLADDEVLLRKAMASLLPLEGEITVLAEAEDGDAAVAATLRHRPDVLVIDLEMPGTDGLGAVAAIRREHPDQVILMLTRHARPGVLRKALKLGVQGFVSKSAEPEHIATVVKTLHEGRRWIDPDVSALAVMDDCPLTDREIDVLRATSDGYSAADIAGRLHLAEGTVRNYLSNAMQKTQTRTRHEAARYAREHDWL